The following are from one region of the Phycisphaerales bacterium genome:
- a CDS encoding ankyrin repeat domain-containing protein: MRRVMVILVLLLALGLATSIGVAWTSATMWRGYDLRNPLTSAWFYEPRVEVGQLNQWRLAQWTDATLTRRWGWGWRDEWFTDPRNAYLRRVTLGSDAEERTWGEIDVPGFSRAQRPPPEEPAPIALLVNALPSFEEREAGWPVRCLRVRWVAGDDRLDTPGERIRGGVLASYWVYPWGSTSFDASMLHWDTEDEHAIPLTPMWAGLAVNAVFWALVWLAILQMLMLPVHLWLRWRTGRRAGRGRCLRCGYDLGAVDDPTVTCPECNTQWGTKPRRVLRGMIVLPVLALLLVVGWVAAVGAQRIATAERLPPMHRAAAEGDAQRVRELLAAGALADKDAPDLRPLNVSPMQGARPIEWAAARGHTQVVDELIGAGAYYDMLGDRRSPLALAVACGHDDIAERLIAAGASVTSDPKTTPAPIAIAAWRGNTALLEAMFDQVDALGRGTVRLQLFSVALAGRDEAIWRMVLDRTTGTFRDERDVALAAYRWGDQDLLEAMLDRGFDARSAGDDFVSLLGRVPDPLAAIEVLVAEGVDLRWRDWIGNTALHHVCFGGEAPGAIERLVGLGVPLEARNDVSLTALHVAAGKGDAANVRVLLELGADASAKDADGRTPRTRWWAARGGTPGAKEIHDLLRDAEGAP, from the coding sequence GTGCGCCGCGTGATGGTCATCCTTGTCCTGCTCCTGGCCCTCGGGCTTGCGACGAGCATCGGCGTGGCGTGGACATCGGCCACGATGTGGCGCGGCTACGACCTGCGCAATCCGCTCACCAGCGCATGGTTCTACGAGCCGCGGGTCGAGGTGGGCCAGCTCAACCAGTGGCGCCTCGCCCAGTGGACCGACGCGACGCTGACCCGCCGATGGGGTTGGGGCTGGCGGGACGAATGGTTCACGGACCCGCGGAACGCCTACCTCCGCCGCGTCACGCTGGGCAGCGATGCCGAAGAGCGCACGTGGGGTGAGATCGACGTGCCCGGATTCAGCCGTGCGCAGCGGCCGCCGCCCGAAGAGCCCGCGCCCATCGCCCTCCTGGTCAACGCCCTGCCCAGCTTCGAGGAACGCGAGGCCGGGTGGCCCGTGCGGTGCCTGCGCGTGCGCTGGGTCGCCGGCGATGACCGGCTCGACACGCCCGGCGAGCGCATCCGCGGCGGCGTACTCGCGTCGTATTGGGTGTACCCGTGGGGCTCGACCTCGTTCGACGCCTCGATGCTGCACTGGGACACCGAGGACGAGCACGCCATCCCACTGACGCCCATGTGGGCGGGGCTTGCGGTCAACGCCGTGTTCTGGGCTCTTGTCTGGCTGGCCATCCTGCAAATGCTGATGCTGCCGGTGCACCTGTGGCTGCGCTGGCGCACCGGGCGGCGCGCGGGCCGGGGCCGGTGCCTGCGCTGCGGGTACGACCTGGGCGCCGTCGACGACCCGACCGTGACATGCCCGGAGTGCAACACCCAGTGGGGAACCAAGCCCCGGCGGGTGCTGCGCGGCATGATCGTCCTGCCAGTACTCGCCCTGCTGCTGGTCGTGGGCTGGGTCGCCGCCGTGGGCGCCCAGCGCATCGCCACGGCCGAGCGCCTGCCGCCGATGCACCGGGCCGCGGCCGAGGGCGACGCCCAGCGCGTGCGCGAGCTGCTGGCGGCGGGGGCCCTTGCCGACAAGGACGCGCCCGACCTGCGGCCGCTGAACGTCAGCCCCATGCAGGGCGCCCGGCCCATCGAGTGGGCCGCCGCGCGGGGCCACACGCAGGTGGTCGACGAGCTCATCGGCGCGGGGGCGTACTACGACATGCTCGGCGACCGGCGCTCGCCGCTGGCCCTGGCGGTCGCGTGCGGGCACGACGACATCGCCGAGCGGTTGATCGCCGCGGGCGCCTCGGTCACCAGCGACCCCAAGACCACGCCCGCGCCCATCGCCATCGCGGCCTGGCGGGGCAACACCGCGCTGCTCGAGGCCATGTTCGACCAGGTCGACGCGCTGGGCCGCGGGACGGTGCGCCTGCAACTCTTCAGCGTCGCGCTGGCCGGGCGCGACGAGGCCATCTGGCGGATGGTGCTCGACCGCACGACCGGCACGTTCCGCGATGAGCGCGACGTGGCCCTCGCGGCGTACCGCTGGGGCGACCAGGACCTGCTCGAGGCCATGCTCGACCGGGGCTTCGATGCCAGGTCGGCGGGTGACGACTTCGTCTCCCTGCTGGGCCGCGTGCCCGACCCGCTGGCGGCCATCGAGGTGCTCGTGGCCGAGGGCGTCGACCTGCGGTGGCGCGACTGGATCGGCAACACGGCCCTGCACCACGTGTGCTTCGGCGGCGAGGCGCCCGGGGCCATCGAGCGGCTGGTCGGGCTGGGCGTGCCGCTGGAGGCGCGCAACGACGTCTCGTTGACGGCCCTGCACGTGGCCGCCGGGAAGGGCGACGCGGCCAACGTCCGCGTGCTGCTGGAGCTTGGCGCCGACGCCAGCGCGAAGGACGCCGACGGACGCACGCCCCGCACGCGCTGGTGGGCGGCCCGCGGCGGCACGCCGGGCGCCAAGGAGATCCACGACCTGCTCCGCGACGCCGAGGGCGCGCCGTGA